One part of the Flavobacterium johnsoniae UW101 genome encodes these proteins:
- a CDS encoding c-type cytochrome: MKKVGNHNSISRKLLLSLSLTLIFSLTSFAQDPAAAPAATEAAAPAAASGGDPVKGKELFNANCAACHKLDAKSTGPALRGVASKHDMAWIYKWVHNSSDMIKSGDPVAVKLFEENNKAVMTSFPQLSTGDIDNIIAYTSEVKAEPAAAAGGAATPPGTNVEGGGISNNIILGALALVMAILVVMLFMVNKVLTKVASNNGIEVAPKEGRTPIWKAFAKNQFLVLVTSIFLLLASGYFVYGYLMQVGVDQNYEPIQPIHYSHKIHAGDNEINCKYCHSAARVSKTAGIPSLNVCMNCHKNISEVAETTATAEYSKAFYDAQIQKLYDAVGWDKTKQAYTGKTQPVKWVRIHNLPDFVYFNHSQHVSVAGVECQTCHGPVQEFEIMKQYSKLTMGWCVDCHRKTDVKMEGNAYYEKIHAELSKKYGVEKLTAAQMGGLECGKCHY, encoded by the coding sequence ATGAAAAAGGTGGGTAACCATAATTCGATCTCAAGAAAATTATTACTTAGTTTATCGCTAACGTTGATTTTCTCCCTAACTTCATTTGCTCAAGATCCTGCTGCAGCTCCTGCGGCGACTGAAGCTGCTGCTCCGGCTGCTGCATCTGGTGGTGATCCGGTAAAAGGGAAAGAACTTTTTAATGCAAATTGTGCTGCATGTCACAAATTAGATGCTAAATCAACAGGTCCGGCTTTAAGAGGCGTTGCTTCTAAGCACGATATGGCTTGGATTTACAAATGGGTACACAACAGTTCTGATATGATTAAATCAGGAGATCCTGTTGCTGTTAAACTTTTCGAGGAAAACAACAAGGCAGTAATGACTTCTTTTCCTCAATTATCTACAGGTGATATTGATAATATTATCGCTTATACTTCTGAAGTAAAAGCTGAGCCGGCTGCAGCTGCAGGCGGTGCTGCTACTCCTCCTGGAACTAACGTAGAAGGCGGAGGAATTTCTAACAACATTATTTTGGGAGCTCTTGCTCTTGTAATGGCTATTTTAGTTGTTATGTTGTTCATGGTGAACAAAGTATTGACTAAAGTTGCCAGCAATAACGGAATTGAAGTTGCTCCAAAAGAGGGCAGAACTCCAATTTGGAAAGCTTTTGCTAAAAATCAATTTTTGGTATTAGTTACTTCTATATTTCTGCTTTTAGCTAGTGGTTACTTTGTGTATGGATATTTGATGCAGGTTGGTGTTGATCAAAATTATGAGCCAATTCAGCCAATTCACTATTCTCACAAAATTCACGCTGGAGATAATGAGATCAATTGTAAATACTGCCACTCTGCTGCACGTGTAAGTAAAACTGCTGGTATTCCTTCTTTAAATGTTTGTATGAACTGTCATAAAAATATTTCTGAGGTTGCTGAAACTACTGCTACTGCTGAATACAGCAAAGCGTTTTACGATGCTCAAATTCAAAAATTATACGATGCTGTTGGGTGGGATAAGACTAAACAAGCTTATACTGGAAAAACACAGCCAGTTAAATGGGTTCGTATTCATAATCTTCCTGATTTCGTTTATTTCAACCACTCACAACACGTTTCTGTTGCAGGAGTTGAATGTCAAACTTGTCACGGTCCAGTACAAGAATTTGAAATCATGAAGCAATATTCTAAATTAACAATGGGATGGTGTGTTGATTGCCATAGAAAAACTGATGTTAAGATGGAAGGAAACGCATACTATGAAAAAATTCATGCTGAACTTTCTAAAAAATACGGTGTAGAGAAATTAACTGCAGCGCAAATGGGAGGTTTAGAATGCGGTAAATGCCACTATTAA
- a CDS encoding DUF4920 domain-containing protein has translation MKRLSIYAFTLFISFSTLSFSQENVEKPAPPAGNALIGDYYGTDVSGDVVNKAISVKKLESELKSTKRAEGVAVKGEVTNVCEKRGCWITLKTEDGSSFFVKMKDYAFFVPTALKGKNVVLEGSVEKKVTSVDELKHYAKDAKKSKAEIDAINSPKEEIRFLANGIKVVN, from the coding sequence ATGAAACGATTGTCAATATATGCTTTTACGCTTTTTATAAGTTTTTCTACATTGTCATTTTCGCAGGAAAATGTTGAGAAGCCTGCACCGCCAGCAGGAAATGCTTTAATTGGGGATTATTATGGAACAGATGTTTCTGGTGATGTTGTAAACAAAGCAATTTCTGTTAAGAAGTTAGAAAGTGAATTGAAAAGCACAAAAAGGGCAGAGGGAGTTGCTGTAAAAGGAGAGGTAACAAATGTTTGTGAGAAAAGAGGGTGTTGGATAACTCTTAAAACAGAAGATGGGTCGTCTTTCTTTGTAAAGATGAAGGATTATGCGTTTTTTGTTCCAACCGCCTTAAAAGGAAAAAATGTGGTTTTGGAAGGTAGTGTTGAGAAAAAAGTAACTTCAGTTGATGAGTTAAAACATTATGCTAAAGATGCTAAAAAATCAAAAGCGGAAATAGATGCTATTAATTCACCAAAAGAAGAGATTCGATTTTTAGCAAATGGAATTAAAGTGGTAAATTGA
- the infB gene encoding translation initiation factor IF-2, whose product MSEERVIRINKVLRELNISLERAVDYLKDKGIAIDANPNAKISDSEFNILQSQFAGDKGNKEASKEVGEEKRKEKEALRVEREKEIEDKRRQEEERQKQQEIIKARAVVSGPVQVGKIDLNPKKPAAVSPEEPVKAEEPKTVTPTQTEKPVQKETVQSEPVAPVVSEEKKVEKPIITEKKEVKAESSKTAQEPIISTDPTTAEETITTQYQKLSGTTLTGQTIDLSQFNKPKKKKEDPKITPNKPGTPGVGNNNNANKNKRKRIAPKPGTPGAPKPATGNAPGTPNPNKITPNSGGGFNANRNARPGFVKGNRPAIVAKVEPTEEEVKNQIRETLEKLQGKGGKSKAAKYRRDKRETHRQKSDDEQRALDEGSKTIKVTEFVTVGEIAIMMDVPITKVIGTCMSLGIMVTMNQRLDAETLTIVADEFGYDVEFITVDIEEAIEVVEDREEDLVTRAPIVTVMGHVDHGKTSLLDYIRKENVIAGESGGITQHIGAYGVTLDNGQKIAFLDTPGHEAFTAMRARGAQVTDIAIIVIAADDDIMPQTKEAISHAQAAGVPIIFAINKVDKPNANPDKIKERLAGMNLLVEDWGGKIQSHDISAKTGLGVKELLEKVLLEAEILDLKSNPNKAAQGTVVEAYLDKGKGYVSTILVQHGTLKIGDYMLAGKHHGKVKAMHDERGHTVLTAGPSTPVSVLGLDGAATAGDKFNVFEDEKEAKQIASKRSQLMREQSVRTQRHITLDEIGRRIALGQFKELNVILKGDVDGSVEALSDSFSKLSTEEVQINIIHKGVGAITETDVNLASASDAIIIGFNVRPAGNARQLADKEEIDIRYYSIIYAAIDDLKDAMEGMLAPEMKEEVLGTAEIREIFKISKVGSIAGCMVTDGKILRTSKIRVIRDGVVVHTGELVALKRFKDDVKEVTKGYDCGIQIKGFNDIEISDVIEAYHEVAIKKKLK is encoded by the coding sequence ATGTCTGAAGAGAGAGTAATAAGAATAAATAAGGTTTTAAGGGAATTAAATATCTCGTTAGAAAGAGCTGTAGATTATCTAAAAGATAAAGGAATTGCTATTGATGCAAATCCAAATGCAAAAATTTCTGACAGTGAATTTAATATCCTTCAAAGTCAATTTGCGGGCGATAAGGGGAATAAGGAAGCTTCTAAAGAGGTTGGAGAAGAAAAAAGAAAAGAAAAAGAAGCATTACGTGTAGAGCGTGAGAAAGAAATTGAAGACAAACGCAGACAAGAAGAGGAGCGTCAAAAACAGCAGGAAATAATCAAAGCCAGAGCTGTTGTTTCAGGACCTGTACAGGTAGGTAAAATTGATTTAAATCCAAAGAAACCTGCGGCTGTTTCTCCAGAAGAGCCAGTAAAAGCTGAAGAACCTAAAACTGTTACTCCGACTCAAACAGAAAAACCTGTTCAAAAAGAAACTGTACAGTCTGAGCCTGTAGCTCCTGTTGTTTCTGAAGAGAAAAAGGTAGAAAAGCCTATTATTACTGAGAAAAAAGAAGTAAAAGCTGAAAGTTCTAAAACAGCTCAGGAACCAATTATTTCAACGGATCCAACAACTGCAGAGGAAACAATCACTACTCAATATCAAAAATTATCCGGAACAACTCTTACTGGGCAGACTATTGATTTATCTCAATTTAATAAGCCTAAGAAAAAGAAAGAGGATCCAAAAATTACTCCAAATAAACCAGGAACTCCTGGAGTTGGGAATAATAATAACGCTAATAAAAATAAGCGTAAAAGGATTGCTCCTAAGCCTGGTACGCCGGGTGCGCCAAAACCTGCAACGGGTAATGCGCCGGGAACACCAAATCCTAATAAAATTACACCAAATTCTGGTGGAGGTTTTAATGCTAACAGAAATGCAAGGCCTGGTTTTGTAAAAGGAAACCGTCCTGCAATTGTTGCAAAAGTAGAGCCTACAGAAGAAGAAGTAAAAAACCAAATTAGAGAAACTCTTGAAAAACTTCAAGGTAAGGGAGGTAAGTCTAAAGCGGCTAAATATAGAAGAGATAAAAGAGAAACACACCGTCAGAAATCTGATGATGAACAAAGAGCTCTTGACGAAGGAAGTAAAACAATTAAGGTTACAGAATTCGTTACAGTTGGTGAGATTGCAATCATGATGGATGTGCCGATTACTAAAGTAATTGGAACTTGTATGTCTCTTGGTATCATGGTAACCATGAACCAGCGTCTGGATGCTGAAACATTAACAATTGTTGCTGATGAATTTGGTTATGATGTTGAATTTATAACTGTTGATATCGAAGAAGCAATTGAAGTTGTTGAAGATAGAGAAGAAGATTTAGTAACAAGAGCACCAATTGTTACAGTAATGGGTCACGTTGACCACGGTAAAACATCTTTACTGGATTATATTCGTAAAGAAAATGTTATCGCTGGTGAGTCTGGAGGTATTACACAGCACATTGGAGCATATGGAGTTACTCTTGATAATGGACAAAAAATTGCATTTTTAGATACTCCGGGTCACGAGGCGTTTACTGCGATGCGTGCACGTGGAGCTCAGGTTACAGATATAGCTATTATCGTAATCGCTGCGGATGATGATATCATGCCGCAAACAAAAGAGGCAATCAGTCATGCTCAGGCAGCTGGAGTTCCAATTATATTTGCTATCAACAAAGTTGATAAGCCAAATGCTAACCCTGATAAAATTAAAGAAAGATTAGCAGGTATGAATTTACTTGTTGAAGATTGGGGTGGTAAAATTCAATCACATGATATTTCTGCAAAAACAGGATTGGGTGTGAAAGAATTACTTGAAAAAGTATTATTAGAAGCAGAGATTTTAGATTTAAAATCTAATCCAAATAAGGCAGCTCAGGGAACTGTTGTTGAGGCTTACTTAGATAAAGGTAAAGGATATGTATCTACGATTTTAGTTCAGCATGGAACTCTAAAAATTGGAGATTATATGCTGGCAGGAAAACATCATGGAAAAGTGAAAGCTATGCATGATGAAAGAGGCCATACAGTTTTAACTGCTGGTCCTTCAACTCCGGTATCTGTTTTAGGTCTTGACGGTGCTGCAACTGCAGGTGATAAGTTCAACGTATTTGAAGATGAAAAAGAAGCGAAACAAATTGCCTCTAAACGTTCTCAATTAATGCGTGAGCAGTCTGTACGTACTCAAAGACATATTACGCTTGATGAAATTGGACGTCGTATTGCACTTGGTCAGTTTAAAGAATTAAACGTAATCCTTAAAGGAGACGTGGATGGATCTGTTGAAGCGTTATCAGATTCGTTCTCTAAACTTTCTACAGAAGAAGTTCAAATTAATATTATCCACAAAGGAGTTGGTGCGATTACAGAAACCGACGTTAACCTGGCTTCTGCATCTGATGCGATTATTATCGGATTTAACGTTCGTCCGGCTGGAAATGCAAGACAACTTGCTGATAAGGAAGAAATCGATATCCGTTACTACTCTATTATCTATGCAGCTATTGACGACTTGAAAGATGCGATGGAAGGAATGTTAGCTCCTGAAATGAAAGAAGAAGTTTTAGGAACTGCTGAAATCCGTGAGATTTTCAAAATCTCTAAAGTAGGTTCAATCGCAGGTTGTATGGTAACTGATGGTAAAATCTTAAGAACTTCTAAAATTAGAGTTATTAGAGATGGAGTTGTAGTTCATACAGGTGAGTTAGTTGCTTTAAAACGATTCAAAGATGATGTTAAAGAAGTAACAAAAGGTTATGATTGTGGTATTCAAATTAAAGGATTTAATGACATTGAAATTAGCGATGTGATTGAAGCTTACCATGAAGTAGCTATCAAGAAGAAATTGAAATAA
- the rimP gene encoding ribosome assembly cofactor RimP: MTFKEKVNELITEALLEKPSIFLIDLAVSDSFKISVGLDGDNGVALQDCIDISRAIENNLDREEQDFSLEVASVGVGSPLKLIRQYKKNIGRTLIVTTNNEKIEAELIEANDVFIILSWKAREPKKVGKGKETVQKEQQIPYTEIKEAVVTVTF; this comes from the coding sequence ATGACATTTAAGGAAAAGGTAAACGAATTAATTACAGAAGCACTTCTGGAAAAGCCATCGATCTTTTTGATTGATCTTGCTGTTTCGGATTCTTTTAAAATTAGTGTTGGTTTAGACGGAGATAATGGAGTTGCGCTTCAGGATTGTATTGATATTAGTCGTGCAATTGAGAATAATCTGGATCGTGAAGAGCAGGATTTTTCGCTTGAAGTAGCATCAGTTGGGGTAGGATCTCCTTTGAAATTGATAAGACAATACAAGAAAAATATTGGTAGAACGTTGATTGTTACTACAAATAATGAAAAAATCGAGGCAGAATTGATAGAAGCTAACGATGTTTTTATAATTTTGTCTTGGAAGGCAAGAGAACCAAAAAAAGTAGGAAAAGGAAAAGAAACAGTTCAAAAAGAACAACAGATACCTTATACAGAGATAAAAGAGGCAGTTGTTACAGTAACATTTTAA
- the nusA gene encoding transcription termination factor NusA, producing MENLALIDSFSEFKDNKLIDRVTLMAILEDVFRNALKKKYGSDDNFDIIINPDKGDMEIWRRRVIVADEDLDFENEEITLTEARMIEADFEIGEEVSEEVKLIDLGRRAILALRQNLISKIHEHDNTNLYKQFKDIIGDIYTAEVHHVRPRVVILVDDEGNEIVLPKEKQIPSDFFRKGDNVRGIIESVELKGNKPQIIMSRTSEKFLEKLFEQEIPEVFDGLITVKNVVRIPGEKAKVAVDSYDDRIDPVGACVGMKGSRIHGIVRELGNENIDVINYTNNIQLFITRALSPAKVSSIKIDEESKRAEVFLKLEEVSKAIGRGGHNIKLAGQLTGYELDVIREGDVAGTVADEDDVELTEFSDEIEEWVIEEFAKIGLDTAKSILKHDVEDLVRRTDLEEETILDVMKILKEEFDS from the coding sequence ATGGAAAATTTAGCATTAATCGATTCATTCTCAGAGTTTAAAGATAATAAACTTATTGATCGTGTAACGCTTATGGCAATTTTGGAGGACGTGTTTAGAAATGCACTAAAGAAAAAATACGGTTCTGATGATAATTTCGATATCATTATAAATCCTGATAAAGGAGATATGGAGATTTGGAGAAGAAGAGTTATCGTTGCTGATGAAGATCTGGACTTTGAGAACGAAGAAATTACTTTGACTGAAGCAAGGATGATCGAGGCGGATTTTGAAATTGGTGAGGAAGTTTCTGAAGAGGTTAAATTAATTGACTTAGGAAGAAGAGCTATTTTGGCTTTGCGTCAAAACTTAATATCTAAAATTCACGAACACGATAATACAAATCTTTATAAACAATTTAAAGATATTATTGGTGATATTTATACTGCCGAAGTGCACCACGTTCGCCCAAGAGTTGTTATCTTAGTAGACGATGAAGGGAATGAGATTGTGCTTCCAAAAGAAAAACAAATTCCTTCTGACTTTTTCCGTAAAGGAGATAATGTACGCGGAATTATTGAAAGCGTTGAATTAAAAGGGAACAAACCTCAAATTATTATGTCTAGAACTTCTGAGAAGTTTTTAGAAAAATTATTCGAGCAGGAAATTCCAGAAGTATTCGACGGCTTAATTACAGTTAAAAATGTAGTTCGTATTCCGGGAGAAAAAGCAAAAGTTGCTGTAGATTCGTATGATGACAGAATTGATCCTGTTGGAGCCTGCGTAGGTATGAAGGGATCTCGTATTCATGGAATTGTACGTGAGTTAGGAAATGAAAATATTGATGTAATCAATTATACAAACAATATTCAATTGTTCATTACAAGAGCATTAAGCCCTGCAAAAGTTTCTTCAATCAAAATAGATGAAGAAAGTAAAAGAGCTGAAGTTTTCTTGAAATTAGAAGAAGTTTCTAAAGCAATTGGTAGAGGCGGACATAATATTAAATTAGCGGGTCAATTAACAGGGTATGAGCTGGATGTTATTCGTGAAGGAGATGTTGCTGGTACAGTTGCAGATGAAGACGATGTTGAATTGACAGAGTTTTCAGATGAAATCGAAGAATGGGTAATTGAAGAGTTTGCTAAAATAGGTTTAGATACTGCAAAAAGTATCTTGAAACACGACGTAGAAGATTTAGTAAGAAGAACAGACTTAGAAGAGGAAACAATTCTAGATGTTATGAAAATACTAAAAGAAGAGTTTGATAGTTAA
- a CDS encoding SPOR domain-containing protein produces MRILSSSKNVFLTLTMLTLGYNIHAQSQNLTLNQDPKFEQLMNDKRKFNTSISTNDSYRIQIFSGKSEDAKKTLSDFKREYSNIDGTIIFNTPNYKVIVGNFKSRIEAERNLVDIRKKYKSVFLLKPGK; encoded by the coding sequence ATGAGAATTTTAAGCTCTTCAAAAAACGTTTTCTTAACATTAACAATGTTGACATTAGGATACAATATTCATGCTCAAAGCCAAAATTTAACACTGAATCAAGACCCTAAATTTGAACAGTTAATGAACGACAAACGTAAATTTAACACATCAATAAGTACAAACGATTCTTATAGAATTCAAATTTTCAGCGGTAAAAGCGAAGACGCTAAAAAGACATTATCTGACTTTAAAAGAGAATATTCGAACATAGACGGAACTATAATTTTTAACACTCCTAACTACAAGGTTATTGTTGGAAATTTCAAATCCAGAATAGAAGCCGAAAGAAATCTGGTTGACATTCGAAAAAAATATAAAAGTGTCTTTTTATTAAAGCCTGGAAAATAA
- a CDS encoding universal stress protein — translation MKRILVPTDFSEHAEHALKVAAQIAKKNNSEITILHMLELPHQTNDAIFGGVSIPETMLFMQKANETLDKVSNSPFLEGISITEMVKMDKPINGITQISKEQDIDLIIMGSHGSSGMEELLIGSNTEKVVRNSEVPVLVIKKDTTDFNVSNIVFASDFTDETKKPFQKLLDFANFFDAKIHLVSICTPNSFKPTHVTEKALQSFVSEFNLINYSTHIYNDTNIEKGIINFSNSINADIIGMCTHGRTGFSHFFNGSISEGLVNHAVRPVITFKI, via the coding sequence ATGAAACGAATTTTAGTACCTACTGATTTTTCAGAACATGCAGAACACGCCTTAAAAGTCGCGGCTCAAATCGCCAAAAAAAACAATTCTGAAATTACAATTTTACACATGCTGGAATTACCGCATCAAACTAACGATGCAATATTTGGAGGCGTCAGCATTCCCGAAACCATGCTTTTCATGCAAAAAGCAAACGAAACCTTAGACAAAGTTTCTAACAGTCCATTTCTTGAAGGAATCTCTATAACCGAAATGGTAAAAATGGACAAACCAATTAATGGAATAACACAAATAAGCAAAGAACAAGATATTGACCTTATTATCATGGGATCACACGGATCATCTGGAATGGAAGAACTTTTAATTGGATCAAACACTGAAAAAGTTGTTAGAAATTCTGAAGTCCCTGTTCTTGTAATCAAAAAAGACACTACAGATTTTAATGTATCAAATATTGTTTTTGCTTCTGACTTTACAGACGAAACCAAAAAACCTTTTCAAAAACTATTAGACTTCGCTAATTTTTTTGATGCAAAAATACACTTAGTTTCTATTTGCACCCCTAACAGCTTTAAACCAACTCATGTAACTGAAAAAGCTCTTCAAAGTTTTGTAAGCGAGTTTAACCTTATTAATTACTCAACTCACATCTACAATGACACAAATATCGAGAAAGGAATTATCAACTTCTCAAACAGCATAAATGCAGATATTATTGGAATGTGCACTCACGGAAGAACTGGTTTTTCTCACTTTTTTAATGGAAGTATCAGCGAAGGACTAGTAAATCATGCCGTAAGACCCGTTATTACTTTTAAAATTTAA
- a CDS encoding acid phosphatase, translating into MKITVIRIINAILRKRFKSDNNAVGNFTNVQQLRQIMPALLDGYLSEAEMPDSLLLLSPPPEHNSSLFDLDLEHAKKAVESKDKERFLQAARDADLSFPFAVKSFEPILGIEISETKTPKFYVLMRRVMTDAGLSTYAAKNHYKRERPFMVNNQKTCTPDQENILYKVGSFPSGHAAVGWAWSLVLIKLFPDKQEEILKRGHDFGESRVICNAHWYSDVEMGRVMGRAAVECLCVNSAFLSDLEEVKKEMAGA; encoded by the coding sequence ATGAAGATAACGGTAATTCGTATTATTAATGCAATTTTAAGAAAACGTTTTAAGTCAGATAATAATGCTGTTGGTAATTTTACAAACGTTCAGCAGTTAAGACAGATAATGCCTGCATTGCTGGATGGATATTTGTCTGAGGCAGAAATGCCTGATAGTCTTCTTTTATTGTCGCCGCCTCCGGAACATAACTCGAGCCTTTTTGATCTTGATTTAGAGCATGCAAAAAAGGCTGTTGAGTCTAAGGATAAAGAGCGTTTTTTACAGGCTGCAAGAGATGCAGATCTGTCCTTTCCTTTTGCTGTTAAATCATTTGAACCAATTTTAGGTATAGAAATTAGTGAAACAAAAACACCTAAGTTTTATGTTCTTATGCGAAGAGTAATGACCGATGCGGGATTATCTACTTATGCGGCTAAAAATCATTATAAACGAGAACGGCCGTTTATGGTTAATAATCAAAAAACCTGCACTCCGGATCAGGAAAATATATTATATAAAGTTGGGTCTTTTCCTTCAGGTCATGCGGCTGTAGGCTGGGCATGGTCTTTGGTTTTGATTAAACTTTTTCCGGATAAACAGGAAGAGATTTTAAAACGCGGACATGACTTTGGTGAAAGCCGTGTTATTTGTAATGCACATTGGTATAGTGATGTTGAAATGGGAAGAGTTATGGGGCGGGCTGCTGTTGAGTGTCTTTGTGTTAATTCTGCTTTTCTATCCGATTTGGAGGAGGTTAAAAAAGAAATGGCAGGAGCTTAG